The sequence below is a genomic window from Lodderomyces elongisporus chromosome 2, complete sequence.
caacaacaacagtcaAATAGCCAAATAACCAAAAATCATAGCCTTTCCTACTCTTTCACAATACTTTCAAGTGCCTTGTATTTAGTACCAAAAATGAAAGTTTGAAGGAAACTTTAGAATGTATCGATACGTTCACTTCCGTTGCAAAGTATACCACACACGTGACGAGTTTGATGAAGCTAAATGCAGAATGcgagaaaatgaaaaataaaaaaaaagaacaaattcGAGATCAAAGTGCGGCGCGCACGCTATTGACAGATTCTCACTCTCTTCTTTATATGTCAAACACATCTACTGCAAATACTACATAAATACAAATCTAagaatatacatatatacatatatatatatatatatatatgaattgGTATCCCCAAAATGCCCACCGAGAACTCTAAACTTTCTGAAGATTCTCAAAAGAATGGCTTGGATGTAGAAAAGCTTCAAGAGGATGCAGAACTTGACTCAAATGCTCAAGTGGAAGATGAgacaaatgaaaacaatttcaaaacacATTATTTTATCAAACCGAAACTGAATAAACGACCGTTGGAAACATCACCAGCAATTGATTCGTTTCCTCAATATAATCCGGCTTtatcacaaaagaaacgCAAGCTGGATGGAgtacctttttttcctttgtttgaTGGAAAGGAACCTTATGAAAATGTGAGATTTAGATACCAACTTTACGAGACCATTTGGGAACACCAGCTCCAAAAGATCCAATTAATTCTTAACAATGCAAATGATAATCTTGTTCAAGATGTTACAAGGTTTATAAAAGACCTGTTTTCTAATGACAGATTGCCCATTGGGTATATCCAAATGACTTCCAACACTGCAAACAATTTGCGAATCTTGGAGCAGTTGCAAGATGCTATACAATATGAGGACACAATAGATGAGGGAACAGACGATCTttcagaagaagaaaacggAACCACATTGATTGTACTCAATACCAAGAATAGTCCGCATATAAAAGGTGCattgaaagaaataaatgcGCAATTTGAAGATATACATGGGGGCTTGGACTATAGCGAACGGCTCTCATATGATTTGCAAGTAATTGCCGATTGGTATGAAATCAACAGAAATACTACCAATAATGataaaggagaagaagaggaagaaaatgTGGATGGTCAAGATGAGCAAGATAGACTAGTGGTTATGATTGAGGATACCAATTTGTTCAATACTCAACTTTTGAGCCAAGTAATCAGGATGCTCCAGGCGTTGCATCGTAAAGTCCATGTAAGACTCCTCTTGGCACTTTCCTGTGACACTGTTAGTTCGTGGGTAAGCAATAATTTTCCAAACGATCTCCGTGCCGGACTCAACGGATACAAATTCAAGAGTAATGATAATGTGAGTTTGGGATACACTATTTTGAACAATTTGTTTCTCACACCCGATTTGAACGAGTATAATCCATTCTTGATCAACAGCAATTTGAGCACCATTATATTGAACCGTTTTCAACATTCAAACAACTCAATTGATGCATTAATAGCTGAGTTGAAGTTGTGTTATATGATCCACTTCTATCGACTGCCACTATCGATATTGATTGCTCAAGTCCCAAAAGAATCAATGGAATTGTATATAGACGGACTCAGGAAATTGCCATCTTATAAGCAATACATTGAACAGAATATCCTGAATTTGGACTCACTAAAATTTGATGCTGTGAGGAAAGATGAGACTGTGTTGAGACTATTCAACGAGTCAAAAGGACAATTCAAAACACATAAATTGGTAATGATGAATGTCATCAACGTTATTTATAATTTAGAtacaaagaagagaaaagagaaattcGAAATATACAAGAGCTTGGTCAAGGGTGAATTGTTGACCTCGAAATATTTCCATGATTGTCTCAACTCTGCAAATACTGGCTTGAGCTTACTTTCAAACATAACAAGTAATTGTATTGAGGAATTAGATGGAGTCAAGGATCTGCATTTGGTTGAGTTGAACA
It includes:
- the ORC3 gene encoding Origin recognition complex subunit 3 encodes the protein MPTENSKLSEDSQKNGLDVEKLQEDAELDSNAQVEDETNENNFKTHYFIKPKSNKRPLETSPAIDSFPQYNPALSQKKRKSDGVPFFPLFDGKEPYENVRFRYQLYETIWEHQLQKIQLILNNANDNLVQDVTRFIKDSFSNDRLPIGYIQMTSNTANNLRILEQLQDAIQYEDTIDEGTDDLSEEENGTTLIVLNTKNSPHIKGALKEINAQFEDIHGGLDYSERLSYDLQVIADWYEINRNTTNNDKGEEEEENVDGQDEQDRLVVMIEDTNLFNTQLLSQVIRMLQALHRKVHVRLLLALSCDTVSSWVSNNFPNDLRAGLNGYKFKSNDNVSLGYTILNNLFLTPDLNEYNPFLINSNLSTIILNRFQHSNNSIDALIAELKLCYMIHFYRSPLSILIAQVPKESMELYIDGLRKLPSYKQYIEQNISNLDSLKFDAVRKDETVLRLFNESKGQFKTHKLVMMNVINVIYNLDTKKRKEKFEIYKSLVKGELLTSKYFHDCLNSANTGLSLLSNITSNCIEELDGVKDSHLVELNKSLAELAANGSPELISTLQTYFKNQLLTKSFEKILFNEIFTLDGGVVHEKFERAPLLEENFENLMINCLRPNLRQTIESALDNPEIYLKSVSNNSIDPLLRQMFKVYKEAPASINLHDFYQAFCASLTRPSSIKDDKEWAKVAYSWFLQCCFELMHLGIVQTKKTGEYLEKAIWKGV